AGCCTGACACTACCACCGCTGGCCACTATCTGGCTGGTTCGGGAGGCAGAATGACACAACTCGCCATTGGCAAACCCGCCCCCCTCGGCGCGCATTACGACGGTCAGGGCGTCAACTTCACACTTTTCTCCGCTCATGCCGAGCGGGTAGAACTGTGTATCTTTGACGCCAATGGCCAGGAACATCGCTATGACTTGCCAGGGCACAGTGGCGACATTTGGCACGGTTATCTGCCGGATGCGCGTCCGGGTTTGCGTTATGGTTATCGCGTTCATGGCCCCTGGCGACCCGCCGAGGGACATCGCTTTAACCCGGCGAAGTTGTTGATTGATCCTTGCGCGCGGCAAATTGACGGGGAGTTTAAAGATAACCCGCTGCTGCACGCAGGTCATAATGAACCTGACTATCGCGACAACGCCGCCATTGCGCCGAAATGTGTAGTGGTGGTTGATCACTATGACTGGGAGGATGATGCCCCGCCGCGCACGCCGTGGGGCAGCACTATCATTTATGAAGCCCATGTCAAAGGATTAACGTATCTGCACCCGGAGATCCCCGTCGATATCCGCGGCACTTATAAAGCCCTGGGGCATCCGGTGATGATCAACTATTTGAAACAGTTGGGCATTACTGCGCTGGAGTTGCTGCCGGTGGCACAATTTGCCAGCGAACCACGCCTGCAACGTATGGGGTTAAGTAACTACTGGGGCTATAACCCGGTAGCGATGTTTGCGCTGCATCCGGCGTATGCCTGCTCGCCAGAAACGGCGCTGAATGAGTTTCGCGATGCAATCAAAGCACTGCATAAAGCGGGTATCGAAGTCATTCTTGATATCGTGCTTAACCATAGTGCGGAACTGGACCTCGACGGTCCGTTATTCTCTCTGCGTGGGATCGACAACCGTAGCTATTATTGGATAAGAGAAGACGGTGATTATCACAATTGGACAGGCTGTGGCAACACGCTTAATTTGAGTCATCCGGCGGTGGTGGATTATGCCAGCGCCTGCCTGCGTTATTGGGTAGAAACCTTCCACGTCGATGGTTTCCGTTTTGATCTGGCGGCAGTCATGGGCCGTACGCCTGAGTTCCGTCAGGATGCTCCGTTGTTTACCGCAATTCAGAACTGCCCGGTGCTCTCGCAGGTGAAGTTAATTGCCGAACCGTGGGATATTGCGCCTGGTGGTTATCAGGTGGGAAATTTCCCGCCACTGTTTGCTGAGTGGAACGATCATTTCCGCGATGCTGCCCGTCGTTTCTGGCTGCATTATGATTTGCCTCTGGGGG
The nucleotide sequence above comes from Escherichia coli. Encoded proteins:
- the glgX gene encoding glycogen debranching protein GlgX, whose translation is MTQLAIGKPAPLGAHYDGQGVNFTLFSAHAERVELCIFDANGQEHRYDLPGHSGDIWHGYLPDARPGLRYGYRVHGPWRPAEGHRFNPAKLLIDPCARQIDGEFKDNPLLHAGHNEPDYRDNAAIAPKCVVVVDHYDWEDDAPPRTPWGSTIIYEAHVKGLTYLHPEIPVDIRGTYKALGHPVMINYLKQLGITALELLPVAQFASEPRLQRMGLSNYWGYNPVAMFALHPAYACSPETALNEFRDAIKALHKAGIEVILDIVLNHSAELDLDGPLFSLRGIDNRSYYWIREDGDYHNWTGCGNTLNLSHPAVVDYASACLRYWVETFHVDGFRFDLAAVMGRTPEFRQDAPLFTAIQNCPVLSQVKLIAEPWDIAPGGYQVGNFPPLFAEWNDHFRDAARRFWLHYDLPLGAFAGRFAASSDVFKRNGRLPSAAINLVTAHDGFTLRDCVCFNHKHNEANGEENRDGTNNNYSNNHGKEGLGGTLDLVERRRDSIHALLTTLLLSQGTPMLLAGDEHGHSQHGNNNAYCQDNQLTWLDWSQASSGLTAFTAALIHLRKRIPALVENRWWEEGDGNVRWLNRYAQPLSTDEWQNGPKQLQILLSDRFLIAINATLEVTEIVLPAGEWHAIPPFAGEDNPVITAVWQGPAHGLCVFQR